From a single Lewinella sp. LCG006 genomic region:
- a CDS encoding T9SS type A sorting domain-containing protein → MKPLYLSLIFFTCVLSPSHAQIVDSTFGEPYSFSPGQYFYGVTASDFSDRKDKAYSMLFLDDGKIIMAGHTAGEEESDFAFTRLLANGQYDQDFGPDGKIQLDLGLQRDSCLAAVRYGSDQMLMGGSAEQAGEAGFSALLIKTDFDGQLISSFGEEGKLFLDLPGQHEMITRLHPLPDGKIMVAGNVYFGPSYLYPDSTSIFVGRLFEDGSVDESFGNNGFVYKSRYGCPSSILGDLVFYPDGAFLLTAETYFPYPGSLDPIGACEPTIYVSRFLPDGALDTTFGEAGTTDVTTTAGWAKALGIYEDGKIVVAGLISDGLTMPIYTTVARLLPDGTLDSTFANDGVFREFIHAGDIDPANPVDLVVRGDEVLVGFSATLSFGVLCLNSEGQRNTNFGGDGVFTYHNIYGWGTNKINQIQLSADQQSLYFTGSYKYQSDMLICKLNISDNMVAVDADLYNIQVAQLYPNPLTAGEVLHIELPGLSETSGDLLLQVYDSRGSLVMHQKTDAYALAAGLSLPVRSQGVYFVEVSNEEGRYFGKVLVLD, encoded by the coding sequence ATGAAACCTCTCTACCTATCCCTCATTTTTTTCACATGCGTTCTTTCCCCTAGCCACGCCCAAATTGTAGACTCCACTTTTGGCGAACCGTATTCTTTTTCACCAGGTCAGTATTTTTACGGAGTAACCGCCAGCGATTTTTCCGATAGAAAGGACAAGGCCTATTCGATGCTTTTTTTAGACGACGGCAAAATCATCATGGCCGGGCACACGGCCGGTGAAGAAGAAAGTGATTTTGCCTTTACCCGCTTGCTCGCCAATGGGCAATACGACCAGGATTTTGGCCCAGATGGCAAAATACAACTGGACTTAGGCTTACAACGCGATTCCTGCCTGGCGGCTGTTCGCTACGGCTCCGATCAAATGCTGATGGGAGGCAGTGCGGAACAAGCCGGAGAAGCCGGTTTTTCTGCCTTATTGATCAAAACGGATTTTGACGGCCAACTCATTAGCAGCTTTGGAGAGGAGGGAAAACTATTTCTGGACTTACCGGGGCAACACGAGATGATCACCCGCCTGCATCCGCTTCCGGATGGTAAGATTATGGTTGCGGGCAATGTCTACTTCGGCCCTTCCTATCTTTATCCTGATTCTACCTCCATTTTTGTCGGCCGCTTATTCGAAGACGGCAGCGTAGACGAGAGCTTTGGGAACAATGGATTCGTTTACAAAAGTCGCTATGGATGTCCCTCCAGCATCCTGGGCGATCTGGTGTTTTATCCCGATGGCGCATTCCTTCTTACTGCGGAGACCTATTTTCCTTATCCCGGAAGCCTGGATCCTATAGGGGCTTGTGAACCCACCATATATGTATCGCGCTTTTTGCCAGATGGAGCCCTTGATACTACTTTTGGAGAAGCCGGCACAACCGATGTGACTACAACAGCAGGCTGGGCAAAGGCACTGGGCATTTATGAAGATGGCAAGATTGTAGTAGCAGGATTAATATCTGATGGTTTGACAATGCCAATTTATACTACAGTTGCCAGGCTCCTACCGGACGGCACCCTCGACAGCACTTTTGCCAATGATGGTGTTTTTAGGGAATTTATTCATGCCGGTGATATTGATCCGGCCAATCCTGTAGACCTAGTGGTGCGGGGAGATGAGGTTTTGGTGGGCTTTAGTGCAACCCTTTCTTTTGGTGTGCTTTGTTTAAATAGTGAGGGGCAACGCAATACCAATTTTGGAGGGGATGGTGTATTTACTTATCACAATATTTATGGCTGGGGTACAAATAAAATTAACCAAATACAATTATCAGCAGACCAGCAAAGCTTATATTTTACGGGCAGTTATAAGTACCAAAGTGATATGCTCATTTGCAAACTAAATATAAGTGATAACATGGTGGCTGTGGACGCTGATCTCTACAACATCCAGGTAGCCCAGCTCTACCCCAATCCACTAACAGCGGGAGAGGTACTGCACATTGAATTGCCTGGCCTTAGTGAAACAAGTGGTGACTTACTCCTTCAGGTATACGACAGTAGAGGCTCGCTGGTGATGCACCAGAAAACAGATGCCTATGCCTTAGCCGCAGGTCTTTCCTTGCCAGTACGCAGCCAGGGCGTTTATTTTGTTGAGGTATCCAATGAGGAGGGGCGTTATTTTGGTAAGGTGCTGGTGTTGGACTAA
- a CDS encoding (4Fe-4S)-binding protein, whose translation MPDKNITKEYSNGEITIVWQPGICAHSERCWNKEKGGLPAVFNPNKRPWIDPEGASSEQIMQHIDRCPSGALSYYRNDKAEAGTTKSDRAPHITVSANGPLVIKGPAKIELLDGSTKEMDKTALCRCGASNNKPFCDGSHHKINFQDA comes from the coding sequence ATGCCTGATAAAAACATCACTAAAGAATACAGCAACGGAGAAATCACCATTGTCTGGCAACCAGGGATATGTGCCCACTCTGAACGGTGCTGGAACAAAGAAAAAGGTGGACTACCTGCCGTATTCAACCCTAACAAGCGCCCCTGGATTGATCCTGAAGGAGCTAGCAGCGAACAGATCATGCAACACATTGACCGCTGCCCCAGCGGTGCTTTGAGTTACTACCGCAACGATAAAGCTGAAGCTGGCACTACCAAAAGTGACCGTGCTCCCCACATCACGGTCTCCGCCAATGGACCACTGGTGATCAAAGGCCCAGCCAAAATCGAATTGCTTGATGGCAGTACCAAAGAGATGGATAAAACCGCCCTCTGCCGCTGTGGTGCTTCCAACAACAAGCCTTTCTGTGATGGCAGCCACCATAAAATCAATTTCCAAGACGCTTAA
- a CDS encoding GNAT family N-acetyltransferase: MEDLNIQLEEEETRGRVFMEERRELLAEMTYSKAGDSLLIIDHTYVAESLKGQGIGRLLLDVIVAMTRRQGKKIIPLCPFAKSVFDKDPSIRDVLK; the protein is encoded by the coding sequence ATGGAAGATTTAAATATCCAATTAGAAGAAGAGGAAACCCGCGGCCGTGTTTTCATGGAGGAGCGTAGAGAACTACTAGCTGAAATGACCTACTCCAAAGCTGGCGACAGTCTACTCATCATCGACCATACTTACGTCGCGGAATCCCTAAAAGGCCAAGGGATTGGCCGCCTCTTGCTAGATGTGATTGTAGCCATGACGCGCCGACAAGGAAAGAAAATCATTCCGCTTTGTCCTTTCGCGAAAAGTGTCTTTGACAAGGATCCGAGTATTAGAGATGTGTTGAAATAA
- a CDS encoding DEAD/DEAH box helicase — translation MTFNSLGIIDPILRALEVKGYTKPTPIQEQSIPILLKGKDLLGCAQTGTGKTAAFAIPIIQQLCEANLDGPYVIKALVVAPTRELAIQINDSFQDYAKFTDLRSTVIFGGVKQGKQVDILKKGVDILVATPGRLLDLMNQGFISLRDVEYVVLDEADHMLDMGFIHDIKKIVAKLPEKRQSLFFSATMPPAIMELSSKILGNPEKVTIKPQQATAEKVGQALYYVDKKQKRKLLHHLIVEEKMESVLVFSRTKHGANRIVKDLNSDGIGAAAIHGNKSQTARQKALQEFRDGDLQVLVATDIAARGIDVDELAFVINFDLPNVPETYVHRIGRTGRAQASGIAISFCDQEERAYLRDIQRLIKQDVPVVEDHPYPDDGTRVVTENSSSSQQQRSRSNGGNNNRRRGPGNSSSSGSRSGGGNRRRFSSSR, via the coding sequence ATGACATTTAATTCATTGGGGATTATTGACCCCATCCTGCGTGCCCTTGAAGTAAAAGGGTACACCAAGCCTACTCCAATCCAGGAGCAGTCAATTCCAATTTTACTTAAAGGAAAGGATTTATTGGGTTGTGCCCAAACCGGCACTGGTAAAACAGCCGCTTTCGCCATTCCGATTATTCAACAACTTTGTGAAGCTAATCTTGATGGCCCTTACGTCATCAAAGCACTCGTAGTAGCTCCTACCCGCGAACTCGCGATCCAGATCAATGACAGCTTTCAGGATTACGCCAAATTTACCGACTTACGCAGCACCGTTATTTTTGGTGGGGTAAAACAAGGTAAGCAAGTAGATATCCTGAAGAAAGGCGTAGATATTTTGGTAGCTACCCCGGGACGACTACTCGACTTAATGAACCAGGGCTTCATTAGCCTCCGCGACGTGGAATACGTAGTACTGGACGAAGCTGACCACATGCTTGACATGGGCTTCATTCACGACATCAAAAAAATCGTAGCAAAGTTGCCCGAGAAGCGGCAATCCCTCTTCTTTTCGGCTACAATGCCTCCGGCCATTATGGAATTGTCCAGTAAAATATTGGGTAACCCAGAAAAAGTGACCATCAAGCCTCAGCAGGCTACTGCCGAAAAGGTAGGCCAGGCTTTGTACTACGTCGATAAAAAGCAGAAGCGCAAATTGCTCCATCACTTGATCGTAGAAGAAAAAATGGAATCCGTTTTGGTCTTCTCTCGTACCAAGCATGGCGCCAATCGGATTGTGAAAGATCTCAACAGTGACGGTATTGGAGCGGCTGCTATTCACGGTAACAAGTCGCAAACTGCTCGGCAGAAAGCACTACAGGAATTTCGCGACGGCGACCTGCAAGTATTGGTTGCTACCGATATTGCCGCCCGTGGCATTGATGTGGACGAACTGGCCTTTGTCATCAATTTTGACTTGCCTAACGTGCCAGAGACTTACGTTCACCGTATTGGTCGTACCGGACGTGCCCAAGCCAGCGGAATTGCAATTTCCTTTTGTGATCAGGAAGAAAGAGCTTACTTACGCGACATTCAGCGCTTGATCAAGCAAGATGTTCCGGTTGTAGAAGATCACCCTTACCCTGATGATGGAACCAGAGTAGTGACTGAAAATTCCTCTTCTTCCCAACAGCAGCGTTCACGCAGCAACGGAGGAAACAACAATCGCCGTCGCGGACCAGGTAATAGTTCCTCATCAGGCAGCCGATCTGGGGGAGGAAACCGCCGGAGGTTCTCTAGTTCAAGGTAG
- a CDS encoding aminoacyl-tRNA deacylase, whose amino-acid sequence MAKTNAVRILDQEQIPYRLITYTYDPDNLDVAKIATDNGLSLGQVFKTLVCKGEQTGPFMCVIGGDEHLDLKHAAQTSGNKKVALVAVKELLALTGYLRGGCSPLGTKKALPIYLSRKALSYDEILINAGKRGVLFGANPQSLQTTFGWTLF is encoded by the coding sequence ATGGCAAAAACAAATGCAGTAAGAATACTCGATCAGGAGCAAATCCCTTATCGATTGATTACCTATACCTATGATCCGGATAATCTGGACGTGGCAAAAATCGCTACGGACAATGGGTTAAGTCTGGGGCAAGTGTTTAAGACCTTGGTGTGCAAAGGGGAGCAGACAGGTCCGTTTATGTGCGTCATTGGTGGCGATGAGCACCTCGATTTAAAGCATGCTGCCCAGACCAGTGGCAATAAAAAGGTAGCACTGGTAGCTGTGAAGGAATTGCTTGCACTAACGGGGTACCTAAGAGGGGGCTGTTCCCCCTTAGGGACTAAAAAAGCACTACCGATCTACTTGAGTCGCAAAGCACTTTCGTACGATGAAATCCTCATTAATGCAGGGAAACGGGGCGTCCTTTTCGGGGCGAATCCGCAATCATTGCAGACCACCTTTGGCTGGACGCTGTTTTGA
- the pyrF gene encoding orotidine-5'-phosphate decarboxylase, which translates to MDRKALFQLIKERKSFLCVGLDPDPARLPKHLGEGPTAVYRFNQQIVDATRDLCVAYKPNTAFYEAMGPQGWEVLHATLEYIGDDHLKIADAKRGDIGNTSRMYAQTFFETLHADAVTVAPYMGEDSVKPFLDFPEKWVILLALTSNTGSEDFQFTPQENGQPLYAKLMTKAQEWASPDELMFVCGATHPEKFRELRQLAPDSFFLVPGIGAQGGDLAAVARHSMNDHCGLLVNSSRGIIYAGQGEDFAEAARKAAQELQQQMVSALATYLP; encoded by the coding sequence ATGGATCGTAAAGCCTTGTTTCAGCTCATCAAAGAACGAAAATCCTTCCTTTGTGTCGGCCTGGACCCCGACCCGGCCAGACTACCAAAACACCTGGGAGAAGGCCCCACCGCGGTCTATCGATTCAACCAGCAAATCGTGGATGCGACCCGCGACTTGTGTGTGGCTTACAAACCTAACACTGCTTTTTATGAAGCGATGGGACCACAAGGCTGGGAGGTACTCCACGCTACCCTGGAATACATTGGCGATGATCACCTCAAAATTGCTGATGCCAAACGGGGAGACATTGGCAATACCTCTCGGATGTACGCTCAGACCTTCTTTGAGACCCTTCACGCCGATGCGGTCACCGTAGCGCCTTACATGGGGGAAGATTCGGTAAAACCATTCCTCGATTTTCCGGAAAAATGGGTAATTCTGTTAGCGCTTACGAGCAATACAGGTAGCGAAGACTTTCAGTTCACTCCTCAAGAAAACGGACAGCCGCTATACGCGAAACTAATGACCAAAGCCCAGGAATGGGCCAGCCCCGACGAGCTGATGTTCGTCTGTGGTGCTACTCACCCGGAAAAATTCCGTGAGCTGCGCCAATTGGCACCCGATAGCTTTTTCCTCGTTCCTGGTATTGGTGCGCAAGGAGGAGATTTGGCCGCTGTTGCCCGTCATAGTATGAATGATCATTGCGGCTTGCTCGTCAATTCTTCTCGCGGCATTATTTATGCTGGACAAGGTGAAGATTTTGCGGAAGCAGCCCGTAAAGCCGCTCAGGAATTACAACAACAAATGGTCAGTGCATTAGCTACCTATCTCCCTTAA
- the msrB gene encoding peptide-methionine (R)-S-oxide reductase MsrB: MFKQYEFLFTFILFFSLTSCNQAQALQKQAGEDKEMATASASAVSASTVAELEFPETIVKVEKSVEEWQAQLEPLAFNVLRQAGTERAFTGKYWDNKMTGIYTCGGCGLPLFSSATKFKSGTGWPSFYEPIQENYVVEHVDRAYGMVRTEVVCARCDGHLGHVFDDGPAPTGLRYCINSVSLGFVPEEK, encoded by the coding sequence ATGTTCAAGCAATATGAATTTTTGTTCACCTTCATTTTATTCTTTTCACTAACTTCCTGCAACCAGGCGCAGGCCTTGCAAAAACAAGCAGGAGAAGACAAAGAAATGGCTACTGCTAGTGCTTCGGCTGTTTCTGCATCAACAGTAGCGGAGTTGGAGTTTCCGGAAACCATTGTGAAAGTTGAGAAAAGCGTAGAAGAATGGCAGGCACAACTGGAGCCACTGGCTTTCAATGTACTGCGTCAGGCTGGTACCGAGCGTGCCTTCACGGGTAAATATTGGGACAATAAAATGACCGGTATTTATACCTGTGGTGGTTGTGGGCTACCGCTGTTTTCTTCCGCTACGAAATTCAAATCTGGCACCGGCTGGCCCAGTTTCTACGAGCCTATCCAGGAAAATTATGTAGTGGAACACGTTGATCGTGCTTACGGCATGGTGCGCACCGAAGTGGTATGTGCTCGTTGTGACGGCCACCTCGGCCATGTTTTTGATGATGGTCCGGCACCTACGGGATTGCGCTACTGTATCAATAGTGTCTCTCTGGGTTTTGTGCCGGAAGAGAAGTAG
- a CDS encoding endonuclease/exonuclease/phosphatase family protein: MFNCNSKVSTLLTDKHFFSALLLLLFLNVPLIAQNLEIWEIQGTGNTSPFLGQQVSLPNNVVTAVGADFFFVQTPTERSDNNDNTSDGLFIYTGNFPNLSVGQLVNITGVIQEFENLTEISGFSLNYQATGATAPLPAPVVLTNDFPSGLPGAVRDLEKVEGMLVSFTAPVVAPALGNDLAAFSTKTERPFREAGISYPGLNNLPVWDGNPEIFWLDPDALNQPNNRFLSVGQTVTATGVFYQSEDLYIVFPNNYTVAGNIATRDLPRAAADEITVGSINVLQLREDSDALATQLSKVSRYIVERLGAPDIIALQEVGDIGVLQQLVFAINQRDPSLDYTPYLIQGNNNTPINSAYLVSERIQNVEVRQLGSIETLSIGGRLHDRPPLLLEADLPTNPPIPIKIINLHLRSLGGIEGSNAFFVRTKRYEQSLSVAAMIQDRQEDNLLVVGDFNALPFTDGYVDVLSQLVGTSSLGAEYPPQTLVSPALTNHAFLNAPAERYSFVFEGNAQLIDHCLTTSLTNLNVQDFAFARGNADAAAAYFANPSLATRASDHDGFVLYLRPDFPIISSTDEVVALEEEWNLPNPVRAGQTVVLPTSIETPQIALYNLQGQLIKRWQKGFMNEITLPQLPAGCYLLVYGKQRKRLIIQ; this comes from the coding sequence ATGTTCAACTGTAACAGTAAAGTTAGCACATTGTTAACCGACAAACACTTTTTCTCGGCACTACTCTTGCTGCTTTTTTTGAATGTTCCTCTAATCGCTCAAAATTTGGAAATCTGGGAAATCCAGGGCACAGGAAATACCAGTCCCTTTCTAGGCCAGCAGGTAAGTTTACCCAACAATGTAGTGACGGCTGTCGGAGCTGACTTTTTCTTTGTCCAAACGCCCACCGAACGTAGTGACAATAATGACAATACTTCGGATGGCTTATTTATCTATACAGGCAACTTCCCCAACCTGAGCGTTGGTCAATTGGTCAATATCACTGGGGTCATTCAGGAATTTGAGAACCTTACGGAAATATCCGGCTTTAGCCTGAATTACCAAGCCACAGGTGCTACCGCCCCGCTGCCAGCACCTGTGGTGTTGACCAACGACTTTCCTAGTGGCCTGCCCGGAGCGGTTCGCGATCTGGAAAAAGTAGAAGGGATGCTCGTCAGCTTTACCGCTCCCGTTGTTGCCCCCGCTTTAGGCAATGATCTTGCTGCTTTTAGTACAAAAACAGAACGGCCTTTCCGCGAAGCGGGCATCTCCTACCCTGGTTTAAATAACCTTCCGGTATGGGATGGCAATCCCGAAATATTCTGGCTTGACCCCGATGCGCTAAATCAACCCAACAACCGCTTTCTCAGCGTTGGACAAACGGTTACTGCTACGGGTGTTTTTTATCAAAGCGAAGACCTTTACATCGTCTTCCCCAACAACTATACAGTAGCTGGTAACATTGCTACCAGAGATTTGCCCAGAGCTGCCGCCGATGAGATTACCGTAGGTAGCATCAATGTCCTTCAACTAAGAGAAGATAGCGATGCCTTGGCCACCCAACTCAGCAAAGTGTCCAGGTATATCGTGGAACGACTAGGAGCACCAGACATCATTGCCTTACAGGAAGTGGGTGATATCGGGGTGCTGCAACAGCTTGTTTTTGCCATCAATCAGCGCGATCCCAGCCTCGACTACACCCCCTACCTTATTCAGGGCAATAACAATACCCCCATCAACAGCGCTTATCTAGTGAGTGAGCGCATCCAAAATGTAGAGGTACGCCAGCTGGGTTCTATCGAGACACTCAGCATTGGAGGTCGACTACACGACCGCCCCCCTTTACTTTTAGAAGCTGATTTACCGACCAACCCGCCTATTCCCATCAAAATCATCAACCTCCACCTAAGATCGCTTGGAGGAATTGAGGGGTCTAACGCTTTTTTTGTACGTACAAAACGCTACGAACAATCGCTCTCCGTAGCAGCAATGATTCAGGACCGGCAGGAGGACAACTTGCTCGTGGTCGGTGATTTCAATGCGCTCCCTTTCACCGACGGCTACGTAGACGTGCTCAGCCAACTCGTTGGCACCAGCAGCTTAGGTGCCGAATATCCTCCGCAAACACTCGTGAGCCCGGCACTCACCAACCATGCGTTTCTCAACGCTCCAGCAGAGCGCTACTCCTTTGTGTTCGAAGGCAATGCCCAGTTGATCGACCATTGTCTGACAACTTCCTTGACGAACCTGAATGTCCAGGATTTTGCTTTTGCTCGGGGCAATGCCGACGCCGCTGCGGCCTATTTTGCTAATCCGAGTCTTGCCACCCGAGCCAGCGACCACGACGGATTCGTGCTGTATCTACGACCCGACTTTCCGATCATTAGCAGCACAGATGAAGTTGTTGCCTTAGAAGAAGAATGGAACCTTCCCAATCCCGTGCGTGCAGGACAAACCGTAGTTTTACCTACAAGCATTGAGACGCCCCAAATAGCCTTGTATAATCTCCAAGGGCAGCTGATCAAGCGGTGGCAAAAAGGCTTCATGAACGAAATCACACTGCCCCAGCTCCCGGCAGGATGTTACTTGCTAGTATATGGTAAGCAGAGAAAACGCTTAATCATTCAATAA
- a CDS encoding NifU family protein: MSVTEKEAMIAQVDAALESVRPHLAADGGNVEVVDITDDNIVKVKWLGNCQNCSMSYMTMKAGLEQTIKGRLPQISGVEAVNGL; the protein is encoded by the coding sequence ATGTCAGTTACGGAAAAAGAAGCGATGATTGCCCAAGTAGATGCTGCCCTGGAAAGTGTCCGCCCTCACCTCGCTGCGGATGGTGGGAACGTAGAAGTGGTAGACATCACGGACGATAATATCGTAAAAGTGAAATGGTTGGGTAACTGTCAAAACTGCTCCATGTCTTACATGACCATGAAGGCAGGTCTTGAACAGACCATCAAGGGCCGCTTACCGCAAATTTCTGGTGTTGAGGCCGTTAATGGTCTGTAA
- a CDS encoding P-loop NTPase has protein sequence MNIDKSTVVAALAGVKDPHTGQDLITANRVRDLEVEGNAIRFTLELPSLNNEYKSQLNFACQEAILQHYPEANVHVHMMARTEESQASTSPLPHVKNIIAVASGKGGVGKSTVATNLALGLKALGAKVGLLDADLYGPSIPTMMGLQGQRPKIQDIHGQPKITPLEAHGIFTMSIGFIIEPEQAVVLRGPRLSGVIKQFINDTVWPPLDYLIVDLPPGTGDIQLTLVQTVPVTGAVLVTTPQEVALADAVKAMNMFFLPNINIPVLGVVENMSWFTPAELPDNKYYIFGKGGGAALAKASNSMVLGQVPLVQGIREAGDGGRPAILDESNTVSRDAFLKVAQNVVRQVALRNEMMDPTQVVKMEQ, from the coding sequence ATGAACATTGATAAGAGTACTGTCGTAGCCGCCCTTGCTGGCGTTAAAGATCCCCATACTGGCCAGGATTTGATTACTGCTAATCGCGTACGTGACCTGGAGGTGGAAGGAAATGCGATTCGTTTTACGTTGGAACTTCCAAGTTTGAATAACGAATACAAGTCGCAACTGAACTTTGCGTGCCAGGAAGCTATTTTGCAGCATTATCCGGAAGCCAATGTCCATGTGCACATGATGGCGCGTACGGAGGAATCTCAGGCAAGTACCAGTCCATTACCCCACGTCAAAAACATCATAGCGGTGGCGAGTGGTAAGGGAGGTGTAGGGAAGTCTACCGTTGCCACCAATCTGGCACTTGGGCTAAAAGCCCTGGGAGCTAAAGTTGGTCTCCTCGATGCCGATCTTTACGGTCCTTCCATTCCTACGATGATGGGTTTACAGGGGCAACGTCCTAAAATCCAGGATATTCACGGACAGCCCAAGATCACACCGCTCGAAGCTCATGGTATTTTTACCATGTCCATCGGTTTCATTATCGAGCCGGAGCAGGCAGTTGTTTTACGTGGTCCACGCCTCAGCGGCGTCATTAAACAATTTATCAATGACACGGTTTGGCCTCCGCTCGATTACCTGATTGTAGACCTGCCTCCAGGTACGGGCGATATTCAGCTGACTTTGGTGCAAACGGTTCCCGTCACCGGAGCGGTATTGGTGACTACGCCGCAAGAGGTAGCCCTCGCTGATGCAGTGAAGGCGATGAATATGTTCTTCTTGCCCAATATCAATATTCCCGTTTTGGGGGTAGTAGAAAATATGTCCTGGTTTACGCCTGCCGAATTGCCAGACAATAAGTACTATATCTTTGGCAAAGGAGGAGGTGCTGCGCTCGCAAAAGCTAGCAACTCAATGGTACTAGGACAAGTACCCCTGGTACAAGGAATACGGGAAGCTGGCGATGGAGGCCGACCTGCGATTTTGGATGAATCGAATACCGTTTCCAGAGACGCTTTCCTTAAAGTTGCCCAAAATGTTGTTCGCCAGGTAGCACTGCGCAACGAAATGATGGATCCCACGCAAGTGGTAAAGATGGAGCAATAG
- a CDS encoding RNA methyltransferase, with protein MAQLPLAFQAQMQDILTEEAYIAFAASLETDAPVSLHLHPVKKGAQFPTGEAVPWHEGGLYLTERPSFTLDPLFHAGAYYVQEASSMLIAAAFRQCFPEGRPLRVLDLCAAPGGKSTLLTSLLPGGSWLLANEVIRSRYQILRYNLNKWGYANTFTSNHDVEDFSKLEGFFDLVLVDAPCSGEGLFRKDQAARQEWSPENVNLCAARQGRILKAAAALVAPGGILLYSTCTYNQQENDENAAWLANESELTYKDLNFPTHWELEKRPHGYQAYPHRVRGEGFFLAAFQKLSLEVKNKPHKIIPFQKLQAVDRKLLALARPWVAPETDYHYFTSAKGNWRALASTLLEDAQILAQYLHRIEVGTIIGEPKGKQLVPSPEWALQLDCRIDLPHLEVDLETALAFLRKATPPLPGLPKGWVLLRYQGLNLGWVKGLGNRYNNYYPKQWRIRMEG; from the coding sequence ATGGCCCAGCTTCCCCTGGCTTTTCAGGCACAGATGCAAGATATCCTTACAGAGGAAGCCTATATCGCTTTTGCTGCCAGCCTTGAAACCGATGCGCCGGTAAGTTTACATCTGCACCCGGTGAAGAAAGGAGCACAGTTCCCGACAGGCGAGGCAGTGCCCTGGCACGAAGGTGGTCTTTACCTCACCGAACGGCCGTCTTTCACACTTGATCCGCTATTTCATGCCGGAGCTTACTATGTTCAGGAGGCCAGCAGTATGTTGATAGCCGCCGCTTTCCGGCAATGCTTCCCCGAAGGTCGGCCATTGCGGGTTTTGGATTTGTGTGCGGCCCCGGGCGGCAAAAGTACGCTATTGACATCCCTCTTGCCCGGGGGCAGTTGGTTGCTTGCCAACGAAGTCATCAGAAGCCGCTACCAGATTTTGCGCTACAACCTCAACAAATGGGGATATGCCAACACCTTCACTTCCAACCACGATGTGGAGGATTTTTCCAAACTGGAAGGCTTCTTTGATCTCGTGCTCGTCGACGCTCCCTGCTCAGGAGAAGGCCTTTTTCGCAAAGACCAAGCTGCGCGGCAGGAATGGTCGCCAGAAAATGTAAACCTCTGCGCCGCGCGGCAGGGGCGCATCCTCAAGGCAGCCGCAGCATTGGTTGCCCCCGGCGGCATTTTACTCTACAGCACCTGCACCTACAACCAACAAGAAAACGACGAAAATGCGGCTTGGCTAGCCAACGAAAGTGAATTGACCTACAAAGATTTGAACTTTCCTACGCACTGGGAATTAGAAAAACGCCCTCACGGCTATCAAGCATACCCCCATCGCGTGCGAGGCGAAGGCTTCTTTCTGGCAGCCTTCCAAAAACTTTCCTTGGAAGTAAAAAACAAACCACATAAAATCATTCCTTTCCAAAAATTACAAGCCGTTGACCGCAAACTATTGGCCTTGGCAAGGCCTTGGGTAGCCCCTGAGACCGATTACCATTATTTTACCTCCGCCAAAGGAAACTGGCGCGCCTTGGCCAGCACCTTACTAGAGGATGCACAAATCCTCGCCCAATACCTCCACCGCATCGAAGTGGGCACCATCATCGGCGAACCCAAAGGCAAACAGCTCGTCCCCAGCCCGGAATGGGCCCTCCAACTAGATTGCCGAATCGATCTCCCCCACCTTGAAGTAGACCTGGAAACGGCACTGGCCTTTTTGCGCAAAGCTACTCCCCCACTCCCTGGCCTCCCCAAAGGTTGGGTACTCCTCCGCTACCAAGGGCTCAACCTCGGCTGGGTAAAAGGCCTGGGCAACCGCTATAACAACTACTACCCCAAGCAATGGCGCATCAGAATGGAAGGGTAA